The Verrucomicrobiota bacterium genome window below encodes:
- the fusA gene encoding elongation factor G has product MPSTVLEKASAMTNPNSPNRAYPLERTRNIGISAHIDAGKTTLTERILFYTGMIHRIGEVHEGTTTTDWMEQERERGITITSAATTCFWNQRKEEGVFKLFDSQKMRVNIIDTPGHVDFTAEVERSLRVLDGAILVFDSVAGVQPQTETVWRQANKYRVPRICFVNKMDRVGANFDNVVKEIREKLGANAAPVLIPLGSEDRLRGQLDVINKKAIIYSDNDVLGSTYEVKDVPAEYKAMIDEAYDDLVEQVANLDDEVGTMFLEERPITPKDLKAGIRRLTIANQFVPVAGGSAFKNKGVQYLVDAVIDYLPGPLDIPPAAGIDPDSEVPKEAVTDDNGRFCSLAFKLWSDPFVGKLVFFRVYSGKLSKGDTVYNPRTGKRERISRLIQIQADKREDIETCYSGDIAAIVGIKNITTGDTLCDEDFPILLEPPSFPDPVISMAIEPKTKLDQEKMSNALQRLAEEDPTFRVYTNEDTGQTIIAGMGELHLEIIRDRMLREFKVDANAGKPQIAYRETITRNAVGEGKLIKQSGGRGQYGHVVVNVVPQERGKGVSIDNKIVGGVIPREYIPAVRKGIEEAVLNGVLGGYPVIDLHVDIVDGSYHDVDSNELAFKLAAIFAMKDAFRKGTSILLEPIMKVECVTPDEYQGDIMGDLNRRRGRILNMENKGLATVVHAEVPLAEMFGYATAIRSLSKGRASYSMEPSHFEPVPAQIVAAVLDQKGA; this is encoded by the coding sequence GGCCATGACGAACCCAAACTCTCCGAACCGCGCCTATCCTCTGGAGCGTACGCGCAATATCGGTATCAGCGCGCACATTGACGCGGGTAAGACCACCCTGACGGAGCGGATCCTCTTTTACACCGGCATGATCCATCGGATCGGCGAGGTGCACGAAGGGACCACCACCACCGACTGGATGGAGCAGGAGCGCGAGCGCGGCATCACCATCACTTCCGCCGCAACCACCTGTTTCTGGAATCAGCGCAAAGAGGAAGGCGTCTTCAAGCTGTTCGACAGCCAGAAGATGCGCGTCAACATCATCGATACTCCCGGCCACGTCGACTTTACGGCCGAAGTCGAACGTTCGCTGCGCGTTCTGGATGGCGCCATCCTCGTGTTTGACAGCGTCGCCGGTGTCCAGCCCCAGACGGAAACCGTCTGGCGGCAGGCCAATAAGTACCGGGTCCCGCGCATTTGTTTTGTGAACAAGATGGACCGGGTCGGGGCCAACTTCGACAACGTGGTCAAAGAGATCCGGGAAAAACTCGGCGCCAACGCCGCGCCGGTCCTTATTCCGCTCGGCAGCGAGGATCGCCTTCGCGGGCAGCTCGACGTCATCAACAAAAAGGCGATCATCTATTCCGATAACGATGTCCTGGGTTCCACCTATGAAGTGAAGGACGTGCCGGCCGAGTACAAGGCGATGATCGACGAGGCGTACGATGACCTGGTCGAACAGGTTGCGAACCTGGATGACGAAGTCGGTACCATGTTCCTGGAAGAAAGACCGATCACGCCCAAGGACCTCAAAGCCGGCATTCGCCGGTTGACGATCGCCAACCAGTTTGTCCCGGTCGCAGGCGGCTCCGCATTTAAGAACAAAGGCGTTCAATACCTCGTTGATGCCGTCATCGATTACCTGCCGGGTCCGCTGGACATTCCGCCGGCCGCAGGTATCGACCCCGACTCGGAGGTCCCGAAAGAAGCCGTTACGGATGACAACGGTAGATTCTGCTCTTTGGCTTTCAAACTCTGGAGCGACCCGTTCGTCGGTAAACTGGTCTTCTTCCGGGTGTACTCCGGGAAACTCTCCAAAGGCGACACGGTTTACAACCCGCGTACCGGCAAGCGGGAGCGCATCAGCCGCCTGATCCAGATCCAGGCCGACAAACGCGAAGACATCGAGACTTGTTACTCGGGCGACATCGCGGCCATCGTAGGCATCAAGAACATCACCACGGGTGACACCCTGTGCGATGAGGATTTCCCGATCCTGCTTGAGCCGCCTTCGTTCCCTGATCCGGTCATCTCCATGGCGATCGAGCCGAAAACGAAGCTCGACCAGGAAAAGATGTCCAACGCCCTCCAGCGCCTCGCTGAGGAGGATCCGACGTTCCGGGTCTATACCAACGAGGATACCGGTCAGACCATCATCGCCGGGATGGGAGAGCTGCATCTGGAAATCATTCGTGACCGCATGCTGCGGGAATTCAAGGTTGACGCCAATGCGGGCAAGCCGCAGATCGCGTACCGGGAAACGATCACCAGGAACGCGGTCGGCGAAGGCAAACTCATCAAGCAATCCGGCGGTCGCGGCCAGTATGGTCACGTGGTCGTAAACGTGGTGCCGCAGGAGCGCGGCAAGGGCGTGTCGATTGACAACAAGATCGTCGGCGGCGTGATCCCGCGTGAGTACATCCCCGCGGTACGCAAAGGTATTGAAGAAGCCGTGCTCAACGGCGTGCTCGGCGGCTACCCGGTCATCGACCTGCACGTTGACATCGTGGACGGCTCGTACCACGACGTCGATTCGAACGAATTGGCGTTCAAGCTGGCGGCGATCTTCGCCATGAAGGATGCCTTCAGGAAGGGCACCTCGATCCTGCTCGAACCGATCATGAAGGTCGAGTGCGTCACCCCGGATGAATACCAGGGCGACATTATGGGTGACCTTAACCGGCGGCGCGGCCGTATCCTCAACATGGAGAACAAAGGCCTTGCGACCGTCGTGCACGCCGAGGTGCCGCTGGCGGAAATGTTCGGTTACGCGACCGCTATCCGGTCGCTCTCCAAAGGACGCGCATCATACTCGATGGAACCGTCGCACTTTGAACCGGTCCCGGCCCAAATCGTTGCGGCCGTCCTGGACCAGAAAGGAGCTTAA
- the rpsJ gene encoding 30S ribosomal protein S10: MANGQRIRIRLKGFDYRMLDQSAVEIVETAKRTGAKVAGPIPLPTKIEKWTVNRSPHVDKKSMDQFEMRTHKRLLDIIEPTAKTVDELRKLNLPAGVDIAIKI; encoded by the coding sequence ATGGCTAACGGCCAGCGAATTCGTATCCGGCTTAAAGGTTTCGACTACCGGATGCTAGATCAGTCAGCGGTCGAAATCGTGGAGACGGCAAAACGAACCGGCGCCAAAGTCGCCGGCCCGATTCCGCTTCCTACCAAGATTGAAAAGTGGACCGTCAACCGGTCGCCCCACGTGGACAAAAAGTCGATGGACCAGTTCGAGATGCGCACTCACAAGCGCCTGCTCGACATCATTGAACCTACGGCGAAGACCGTCGACGAACTGCGCAAGCTGAACTTGCCGGCGGGCGTAGATATCGCCATCAAAATCTAA
- the rplC gene encoding 50S ribosomal protein L3, whose product MAIGLLGKKIGMTRVYDANGKATPVTVIAAEANALIQVKTEEKNGYSAVQVGYDAQKESRLTKPVLGQFKKAGVEPKKLIRELRLPDGQAVPAEIDLSVSQFEAGQFVDVIGRSKGKGFQGVVKRHHFAGQPAAHGSKMHRRNGAIGNRSTPGRVWKNMGMPGHMGDERVTVQNLRIVQVRPEDNVILVCGAVPGANGSYVVVRPAKKKTVNGQAAK is encoded by the coding sequence ATGGCTATCGGATTGTTGGGAAAGAAAATCGGAATGACGCGCGTCTACGACGCCAACGGCAAAGCCACACCGGTGACGGTAATCGCGGCGGAGGCCAACGCGTTGATCCAGGTTAAAACCGAAGAAAAAAACGGCTATTCCGCCGTTCAGGTCGGTTACGACGCGCAGAAAGAGTCCCGCCTCACGAAGCCGGTGTTGGGACAATTTAAAAAGGCCGGGGTGGAACCCAAAAAGCTCATCCGTGAGTTGCGGTTGCCCGATGGCCAGGCGGTCCCTGCAGAGATCGATCTCTCCGTCAGCCAGTTTGAAGCCGGGCAGTTTGTCGATGTGATTGGCCGGTCGAAAGGAAAAGGCTTCCAGGGCGTCGTGAAGCGGCACCATTTCGCGGGCCAGCCGGCGGCGCACGGCTCAAAAATGCACCGCCGCAACGGTGCCATCGGCAACCGTTCGACTCCGGGCCGGGTCTGGAAAAACATGGGTATGCCCGGCCACATGGGCGACGAGCGCGTCACGGTCCAGAACCTCCGGATCGTCCAGGTCAGACCGGAAGATAACGTCATTCTCGTCTGCGGGGCCGTGCCGGGTGCAAACGGCAGCTACGTCGTGGTGCGGCCGGCCAAGAAGAAAACCGTCAACGGCCAGGCAGCCAAGTAA
- the rplD gene encoding 50S ribosomal protein L4, protein MSATVLTVEAAKQANIAVIENAKGTQAVHDVVVAMQANRRSGTANTKTKAEVAYSGKKPWRQKGTGRARAGYTSSPIWTGGGVAFGPKPRDYSKKVTKGVKRLAFRKALSARIVAGDVLVTDDFKVSAPKTKEFLALLRSHTDARKVLLVHTRFDQNTFLAARNVQFIQLQSAADVNTEQLLRYQKIIVTNEALAKLAERASS, encoded by the coding sequence ATGAGCGCCACAGTGCTAACGGTTGAAGCGGCGAAACAGGCGAACATCGCGGTAATTGAGAATGCCAAGGGAACCCAGGCCGTTCACGACGTGGTGGTAGCCATGCAGGCAAACCGCCGCAGCGGTACCGCCAATACCAAAACCAAGGCCGAGGTTGCCTACTCAGGAAAGAAGCCCTGGCGTCAAAAGGGTACCGGGCGCGCCCGCGCCGGGTACACCTCCTCCCCGATCTGGACCGGCGGCGGCGTCGCGTTCGGCCCAAAACCGCGCGACTATTCCAAGAAGGTAACCAAAGGGGTGAAACGTCTGGCGTTTCGCAAGGCGCTCAGCGCCCGGATCGTGGCGGGCGATGTTCTCGTTACAGACGACTTTAAAGTCTCTGCGCCGAAGACGAAGGAGTTCCTGGCGTTGCTTCGCTCGCACACCGATGCACGCAAGGTGCTGCTGGTGCACACCCGTTTCGACCAAAACACCTTCCTGGCTGCCCGCAACGTCCAATTTATCCAACTCCAGAGTGCGGCTGACGTTAACACGGAGCAATTGCTCCGTTACCAAAAGATTATCGTTACCAACGAGGCCCTGGCCAAGTTGGCGGAAAGAGCGTCATCATGA
- the rplW gene encoding 50S ribosomal protein L23 produces MNEPTQIIQTIRLTEKATRLGEKYNQYVFRVATRANKFEIKNAIEKLFGKKVVRVNTAQYAGKKKRDRRAGFGRRAHWKKAIVTLAEGEKIDLV; encoded by the coding sequence ATGAACGAGCCGACCCAAATAATTCAAACGATCCGGCTGACTGAAAAGGCCACCCGCTTAGGCGAGAAGTACAACCAGTACGTCTTCCGCGTGGCGACGCGGGCAAACAAGTTCGAGATCAAAAACGCGATCGAGAAACTGTTTGGGAAAAAGGTTGTCCGGGTCAATACCGCCCAATACGCCGGCAAGAAAAAGCGCGACCGCCGGGCCGGGTTCGGCCGTCGTGCCCATTGGAAAAAGGCGATCGTCACGCTGGCGGAGGGTGAAAAGATCGACCTCGTTTAA
- the rplB gene encoding 50S ribosomal protein L2, whose product MALKTYRPLTPAQRFKQTPDFSEITKDYPEKSLVEPLKRTGGRNNHGRVTSRHIGGGHKRKYRIIDFKRKLRGVEATVVAIEYDPNRSARIALLNYVSGEKAYILAPNGLQVGAKVIAGDNVAPELGNALPLKSIPLGSVIHNIELTPGRGGQIARSAGQQAILNNREDGYALVRMPSGEIRRIHENSYATIGQVGNTDHMNVSSGKAGRTRWLGRRPHVRGMVMNPVDHPMGGGQGKSKGGGGRHHPVSPWGQLAKGFKTRRKHKPSDAFIVERRKSKSKRK is encoded by the coding sequence ATGGCACTCAAGACTTACAGGCCGCTCACGCCAGCGCAGCGTTTCAAGCAGACGCCCGATTTTTCGGAGATCACCAAGGATTATCCCGAAAAGTCGCTGGTGGAACCGCTGAAGCGAACCGGGGGCCGGAACAACCACGGCCGGGTGACTTCCCGCCACATCGGCGGCGGGCATAAACGCAAATACCGCATCATCGATTTCAAGCGCAAACTGCGGGGGGTGGAGGCCACCGTCGTGGCGATCGAATACGATCCGAACCGTTCGGCCCGCATTGCCTTGTTGAATTACGTGAGCGGCGAAAAGGCTTACATTCTTGCCCCCAACGGGCTGCAAGTCGGGGCCAAGGTCATCGCGGGCGACAACGTGGCGCCTGAGTTGGGCAACGCGCTTCCTCTGAAATCCATTCCCCTGGGATCCGTCATTCACAACATCGAGCTTACCCCGGGCCGCGGCGGCCAGATTGCCCGCAGCGCCGGACAGCAGGCGATCCTGAACAACCGCGAAGACGGGTACGCCCTCGTGCGCATGCCCTCCGGCGAGATTCGTCGCATTCACGAAAATTCCTATGCGACGATCGGCCAGGTCGGCAACACCGACCACATGAACGTGTCCAGCGGTAAAGCCGGCCGGACCCGGTGGCTGGGACGGCGCCCGCACGTACGCGGCATGGTCATGAACCCGGTCGACCACCCGATGGGCGGCGGACAGGGTAAAAGCAAGGGCGGCGGCGGTCGCCATCACCCGGTCAGCCCGTGGGGACAACTGGCCAAAGGCTTCAAAACCCGTCGTAAACACAAGCCGAGCGATGCGTTTATCGTCGAGCGGCGCAAGAGCAAGAGCAAAAGGAAATAA
- the rpsS gene encoding 30S ribosomal protein S19, with the protein MGRSLKKGPFVEPKLIEKIEKINQGGPKRPIKTWSRRSMITPDFVGHTFLVHNGKIFNSVFVTENMVGHKLGEFSLTRTFKKHGAHTAKVTK; encoded by the coding sequence ATGGGTAGGTCATTGAAAAAAGGTCCTTTCGTCGAGCCCAAGCTCATTGAAAAGATCGAAAAGATAAACCAGGGCGGCCCGAAACGGCCCATCAAAACCTGGTCGCGGCGCTCGATGATTACGCCGGATTTTGTGGGCCATACCTTTCTGGTTCACAACGGCAAGATCTTCAATTCCGTTTTTGTCACCGAGAACATGGTGGGTCACAAGCTGGGTGAATTTTCGCTGACCCGTACGTTCAAGAAACACGGTGCCCATACGGCGAAGGTCACCAAGTAA
- the rplV gene encoding 50S ribosomal protein L22, which produces MQVTSTYRFARISAFKAREVTREIQGRSASDALDVLAFSPKKAALLVRKTLKSAIANAENNADLRVDNLLVKEAVVGEGPTFKRFRPRARGGASPIRKRTSHIRIVLTDELAAQASERAAKRAARSGHRARRPASAAARQNGRPAATAAAVPQNEQPAPPPEEPAEPASPATSPEVTPAAAEEASPPAAVSGGPADSTPTPTSNPGAEEAK; this is translated from the coding sequence ATGCAGGTTACCTCCACTTACCGTTTCGCCCGGATCTCCGCGTTCAAAGCACGGGAGGTCACGCGTGAAATCCAGGGCCGCTCGGCGTCCGACGCGCTCGACGTGCTCGCTTTCAGCCCGAAAAAGGCCGCGCTCCTGGTCAGGAAAACGCTGAAGAGCGCGATCGCCAACGCGGAGAACAACGCTGATTTGCGGGTGGACAACCTGCTCGTCAAAGAGGCCGTCGTCGGCGAAGGGCCGACGTTCAAACGTTTTCGCCCGCGCGCCCGGGGCGGAGCCAGCCCGATCCGCAAGCGGACGAGTCATATCCGGATCGTGCTGACCGACGAACTCGCCGCCCAGGCGAGCGAACGAGCCGCCAAACGGGCCGCCCGCAGCGGTCACCGGGCCCGCCGCCCGGCGTCGGCCGCCGCTCGGCAGAACGGGCGGCCGGCCGCCACCGCCGCCGCGGTCCCGCAAAACGAGCAGCCCGCACCTCCCCCGGAGGAACCGGCTGAGCCCGCCTCGCCGGCGACGTCTCCCGAGGTGACTCCCGCCGCCGCCGAAGAGGCGTCACCTCCCGCCGCCGTCAGCGGAGGCCCGGCCGATTCCACCCCCACCCCCACCTCCAACCCCGGAGCCGAGGAGGCCAAGTAA
- the rpsC gene encoding 30S ribosomal protein S3, whose amino-acid sequence MGQKVNPIGFRLAVNRDWRSRWFASAKEFPEFLHTDLRIRTFVKQKLALAAVSKVLIERAWNSIRVTIFTARPGIVIGRKGSEIEKMTEEITRMSGGKQVKIDIQEIKTPELDAQLVAENVALQIERRISFRRAMKKAVQTARDFGALGIRIRCSGRLGGAEISRAEWYREGKVPLHTLRTPIDYGFAEAKTVYGKIGVKCWMCKPAVQPEREPREGREGRDRRDRDRDRDRDGRGERRQAPGPGPGAAPTPANPAAAT is encoded by the coding sequence ATGGGTCAAAAAGTTAACCCGATCGGGTTTCGTCTAGCAGTTAACCGAGACTGGCGTTCGCGCTGGTTTGCTTCCGCCAAGGAATTTCCCGAGTTCCTCCACACCGATCTTCGGATCCGCACCTTCGTGAAGCAGAAGTTGGCGCTCGCGGCGGTCTCGAAGGTCCTGATCGAGCGAGCCTGGAACAGTATCCGCGTCACGATCTTCACGGCCCGTCCCGGAATCGTGATCGGCCGGAAAGGCTCCGAGATCGAGAAAATGACTGAGGAGATCACCCGCATGTCGGGTGGTAAACAGGTCAAGATCGACATCCAGGAGATCAAAACGCCGGAGCTCGACGCCCAGTTGGTCGCCGAAAACGTCGCGCTGCAGATCGAGCGCCGGATTTCGTTCCGCCGCGCAATGAAGAAAGCGGTGCAGACCGCCCGCGACTTTGGAGCGCTCGGCATCCGCATCCGGTGTTCCGGGCGGTTGGGCGGCGCTGAGATTTCACGGGCCGAGTGGTACCGTGAAGGTAAAGTCCCGCTCCACACGCTTCGTACGCCGATCGATTACGGGTTTGCGGAAGCCAAGACCGTGTACGGCAAAATCGGGGTCAAATGCTGGATGTGCAAGCCGGCCGTCCAGCCGGAACGCGAGCCGCGCGAGGGCCGAGAGGGCCGCGACCGCCGTGATCGTGATCGGGACCGTGACCGGGATGGACGCGGCGAACGCCGCCAGGCACCGGGCCCCGGCCCGGGCGCAGCCCCGACCCCGGCCAATCCGGCCGCAGCCACCTGA
- the rplP gene encoding 50S ribosomal protein L16 — MPLMPKRVKYRKTQRGSRAGTATRNISIAFGEYALQTLDRAWITNTQIEAARVALTRNMKRKGKLWIKIFPDKSVTKRPPETRMGKGKGNPEFWVATVRPGNILFELDGVPESIARESLRLAATKLPVRTRFLTRHQSAT, encoded by the coding sequence ATGCCCCTGATGCCCAAAAGAGTGAAGTACCGCAAGACCCAGCGGGGCAGCCGCGCCGGTACCGCCACTCGCAACATTTCAATCGCCTTTGGCGAGTACGCCTTGCAGACCCTCGATCGCGCCTGGATCACGAACACGCAGATCGAGGCCGCCCGCGTGGCGCTTACCCGCAACATGAAGCGTAAAGGGAAGCTCTGGATCAAAATCTTCCCGGATAAGTCCGTCACCAAGCGCCCCCCTGAAACCCGGATGGGTAAGGGTAAAGGTAATCCGGAGTTCTGGGTGGCAACGGTCCGGCCCGGCAACATCCTTTTTGAACTCGACGGTGTGCCTGAATCGATCGCCCGCGAATCGCTCCGCCTGGCCGCCACTAAGCTGCCGGTGCGGACGCGCTTCCTGACCCGGCACCAGTCCGCCACCTGA
- the rpmC gene encoding 50S ribosomal protein L29, whose translation MKIKELRELSNDELIARRQELRRETFNLRLQQQTGALEKPTVLRENRREVARIETILTERKRQAPA comes from the coding sequence ATGAAAATCAAAGAACTTCGCGAGCTGAGCAACGACGAGCTGATTGCCCGGCGTCAGGAATTGCGGCGCGAAACCTTCAACTTGCGTCTGCAACAGCAGACCGGGGCCCTGGAGAAACCAACCGTGCTCCGCGAAAACCGCCGCGAGGTTGCTCGCATCGAGACGATCCTGACCGAGCGAAAACGCCAAGCCCCCGCCTAA
- the rpsQ gene encoding 30S ribosomal protein S17: MAEETVHPEGTATATQPAAAPAAAADASQQSEAPKRHLRKIRVGEVVSNKMDKTIVVAVVRRVPHPRFGKIIKRTKKFYAHDEQNQCAIGDLVRIEETRPLSRLKRWRLIEVLKH, encoded by the coding sequence ATGGCTGAAGAGACTGTCCATCCTGAAGGTACTGCCACGGCCACGCAACCGGCCGCCGCACCCGCGGCTGCCGCCGACGCGTCGCAGCAGTCTGAAGCTCCGAAGCGGCATCTTCGGAAGATTCGCGTCGGCGAGGTTGTGTCCAACAAAATGGACAAAACCATCGTCGTCGCCGTCGTCCGTCGAGTGCCGCACCCGAGATTCGGAAAAATTATCAAGCGAACCAAGAAATTCTACGCGCACGATGAGCAGAACCAGTGTGCAATCGGAGACTTGGTGCGCATCGAAGAGACTCGACCGCTCAGCCGGCTTAAACGCTGGCGGCTGATCGAGGTCCTCAAGCACTGA
- the rplN gene encoding 50S ribosomal protein L14 produces the protein MIQIRSRLDVADNTGARMATMIGVIGKPTLYASIGDVITCNVKEAAANGSVKKGDVVRAVVVRTKHPVRRDDGSYLRFDNNAIVIIDKDLNPRGTRIFGPVARELREKNFMKIISLAPEVL, from the coding sequence ATGATTCAAATTCGTTCCAGATTAGACGTCGCCGATAACACCGGCGCGCGGATGGCCACCATGATCGGTGTAATCGGCAAACCGACGCTCTACGCCTCGATCGGTGACGTCATCACTTGCAACGTCAAGGAAGCCGCGGCGAACGGCAGCGTGAAGAAGGGGGATGTCGTCCGCGCGGTGGTCGTACGGACCAAGCATCCCGTCCGGCGCGACGACGGTTCCTATTTGCGTTTCGACAACAACGCGATCGTCATCATCGACAAGGACCTGAATCCGAGGGGCACCCGTATCTTCGGGCCGGTCGCTCGTGAACTGCGCGAGAAGAACTTCATGAAGATCATCTCACTCGCCCCGGAGGTGCTATGA
- a CDS encoding 50S ribosomal protein L24: MNRQRFHVKKGDQVQVISGNHKGATGKILQVLTKKQQVLVEGVRMIKKTQRKSQEYPTGAILTREGPIHISNVKLLQPAEKPPKKNQDRREGGGE; the protein is encoded by the coding sequence ATGAACCGCCAACGTTTCCACGTCAAAAAGGGCGACCAGGTCCAGGTGATCTCCGGCAACCACAAGGGTGCGACCGGCAAAATCCTGCAGGTCCTGACCAAAAAACAGCAGGTATTGGTCGAGGGGGTGCGCATGATCAAGAAAACTCAGCGCAAGTCTCAGGAATATCCTACCGGCGCAATCCTTACACGCGAGGGGCCGATTCACATTTCCAACGTCAAGCTGCTCCAACCGGCGGAAAAGCCTCCCAAGAAGAACCAGGACCGGCGCGAGGGCGGCGGAGAATAA
- the rplE gene encoding 50S ribosomal protein L5, which translates to MQAELYRDYKERVVPALREKLGYKNLLQVPRVQKVVVNTCMGTHAADAKQALDDAKADLALITGQRPAETTAKKSISNFKLRKGQAIGAKVTLRGDRMYEFLERLIKMALPRIRDFRGISPKAFDGKGNYTLGVHDQSIFPEVELDRIKRPVGFDITIVTTARTNDEAKALLIELGVPFSDRKLPGRA; encoded by the coding sequence ATGCAGGCTGAACTTTACCGAGACTACAAGGAACGGGTCGTCCCGGCACTGCGCGAGAAGCTCGGGTATAAAAACCTGTTGCAGGTTCCACGGGTCCAGAAAGTGGTCGTGAACACGTGCATGGGTACCCACGCGGCCGACGCCAAACAGGCGCTTGATGACGCCAAGGCCGACCTCGCCCTCATCACCGGCCAGCGCCCGGCGGAGACCACGGCCAAAAAAAGCATCTCCAATTTCAAATTGCGGAAGGGCCAGGCCATCGGGGCCAAGGTGACCCTGCGCGGCGACCGTATGTATGAATTCCTCGAGCGCCTCATAAAGATGGCGCTCCCGCGCATCCGTGATTTCCGGGGCATCTCACCGAAGGCCTTTGACGGCAAAGGTAATTACACGCTGGGTGTCCACGATCAGTCGATCTTCCCGGAAGTTGAACTCGACAGGATCAAACGCCCGGTGGGTTTTGACATCACGATCGTGACCACCGCGCGCACCAACGACGAGGCCAAAGCGTTGCTGATCGAACTGGGCGTCCCGTTCAGCGATCGCAAACTGCCGGGGCGAGCATAA
- the rpsH gene encoding 30S ribosomal protein S8, with amino-acid sequence MSTLSDPIADYLTRLRNAARANRHDVTVPYSRIKEDISRILKQEGFIVGYEVERTGRPQIKVTLKFINRTPALTGLKRVSRPGLRKYVGSEDVPRVLGGMGISILSTSRGVMTGREAKREHVGGELLAVVW; translated from the coding sequence ATGAGTACACTTTCAGATCCGATTGCGGATTATTTAACCCGCCTGCGCAACGCCGCGCGTGCTAACCGGCACGACGTGACGGTCCCGTATTCCCGGATAAAGGAGGACATCAGCCGCATCCTGAAGCAGGAAGGGTTTATTGTCGGCTATGAAGTCGAACGGACCGGCCGGCCGCAGATCAAGGTGACGTTGAAGTTCATCAATCGTACACCGGCGTTGACCGGCCTCAAGCGGGTCAGCCGTCCCGGGCTGAGGAAATACGTCGGCTCAGAGGATGTCCCGCGGGTGCTGGGCGGGATGGGCATCTCGATCTTGTCCACCTCCCGCGGCGTCATGACCGGTCGCGAGGCAAAAAGAGAACACGTCGGCGGGGAGTTGCTGGCCGTCGTCTGGTAG
- the rplF gene encoding 50S ribosomal protein L6, which translates to MSRIGRKSIQIPDKVKLAVSEAGDVTVEGPKGRLQWSLPQQISLKVDGKEASLSRSAETRSVKALHGLSRSLINNMVAGVSQGFQKSLEIHGVGFRAQVQGANLTMSLGFSHPILFPIPEGIKITVQENTKLLIEGIDKQMVGQVAADIRAFYPPEPYKGKGIRYAGEQILRKEGKTVQ; encoded by the coding sequence ATGTCTCGGATTGGTAGAAAGAGCATTCAAATCCCGGATAAAGTAAAGCTGGCCGTTTCCGAGGCCGGGGACGTGACGGTGGAAGGGCCGAAAGGCCGCCTCCAGTGGAGCTTGCCGCAGCAAATCTCACTGAAGGTCGACGGTAAAGAGGCGTCTCTGAGCCGCTCGGCCGAGACCCGCAGCGTCAAAGCCCTGCATGGGCTTTCCCGCAGCTTGATCAATAACATGGTCGCCGGGGTGAGCCAGGGTTTTCAGAAGAGCCTGGAAATTCACGGCGTCGGTTTCCGTGCCCAGGTTCAGGGCGCCAACCTGACGATGAGCCTCGGCTTTTCGCACCCGATTCTGTTCCCGATTCCTGAGGGGATCAAGATCACCGTACAGGAAAATACCAAGTTGTTGATCGAGGGAATCGACAAACAAATGGTGGGCCAGGTCGCGGCCGATATACGGGCGTTCTATCCGCCTGAACCTTACAAGGGTAAAGGTATTCGCTATGCGGGCGAACAGATCCTGCGTAAAGAAGGTAAAACTGTACAATAA
- a CDS encoding 50S ribosomal protein L18: MAVIDRIRLRHRRIRKKVSGSLARPRLCVHFSGRHIYAQVIDDVAGRTLAAAATTEAGVRGDRRANANVEMAQKIGTLVAERSLVKNVKAVVFDRGGFTYHGKVKALADAARAAGLDF, from the coding sequence ATGGCTGTAATTGATCGAATCAGACTTCGTCACCGCCGGATCCGAAAAAAGGTAAGCGGTTCCCTGGCGCGTCCGCGTTTATGCGTGCACTTCTCCGGCCGGCACATCTACGCGCAGGTGATCGATGACGTGGCCGGCAGGACGCTGGCCGCGGCGGCAACGACGGAAGCGGGTGTCCGCGGTGATCGCCGGGCCAACGCCAACGTTGAGATGGCGCAAAAAATAGGTACGCTCGTCGCTGAGCGGAGCCTGGTGAAAAACGTCAAGGCGGTGGTCTTCGACCGTGGCGGGTTTACCTACCACGGTAAGGTCAAGGCCCTGGCGGACGCCGCGCGGGCGGCAGGTTTGGATTTTTAA